In the genome of Tetrapisispora phaffii CBS 4417 chromosome 14, complete genome, one region contains:
- the ELM1 gene encoding serine/threonine protein kinase ELM1 (similar to Saccharomyces cerevisiae ELM1 (YKL048C); ancestral locus Anc_2.597), whose product MKHPTLLNLQILDSFGNFEIGRAKQFSPLSAGSQGSFADSTLSSSSNLRPSYYSIIEDNDTYLTSQILAYASNIQNASRDVDDNLIINNYTISDSLGKGQFGKVYKACVLKSHDSSTGKKLVAIKVIGKKPMNNQQYSMNQVLRQLAIWKSKNLINKDHNLTHEQVVMLVNLHKIKYELFVLSKLNKSDNVIKLIEFLDSPHSNKIWIVNQYCDLGELQWKRNHPGDVLPQWRQFLSRSQESLENENVLNVFAEKFTIDMTAGLMYLKDNGCIHRDLKPANVLLDSIEMKFKISDFGCSVIDPAFMFIKDDKENTLQNCFKTEIKKIVGTPAFIAPELCSYYSEDNQVDKSSSAISTNDLEFDHFSIDMWSFGVTLYCILYNELPFFGDNEFDTYKRIAKVELTITHRGDWIEELLINKILVKSPSDRITIDSLYNKLIGVNSNGKLNLDRDTDLKNVDNNNSSIFRSKKETPLKSQKNKVKGLFQNILNFNSIKSNNSQNKFNGKGTIIPKETVTLPTPPQMSFGYGSEPGDDEDLYSSYSSPNMNNFPNRISIEKQLEVLSISSSEASSFGSTLEPPVPMDNYENEMSKIDDNIPGHYPVVSSDRSTPEKALYQISSTSMVELTPTKKIIDEGADYSPGIRQGLSLFNQFSRSEEMLPSTINSTPIQVHTHLAKHKQQAHNVFQSKSKLAHSKNVMNFKDILSGTSEEVRDNNIKQATDKEYLNKSASNKRNTVDAFKEFQNYFKYME is encoded by the coding sequence ATGAAGCATCCAACTCTTCTGAATTTGCAGATACTTGATAGTTTTGGAAATTTTGAGATAGGTAGAGCTAAACAATTTTCACCGTTATCAGCTGGAAGTCAGGGCTCATTTGCTGATTCAACCCTTTCCTCATCTTCAAATCTACGTCCATCATATTATTCCATTATAGAGGATAACGATACTTATTTGACATCACAAATATTAGCATATGCCTctaatattcaaaatgcATCAAGAGATGTTGATGATAAtcttataattaataattatacaATATCAGATTCGTTGGGGAAAGGTCAATTTGGGAAAGTCTATAAAGCATGTGTGTTGAAGTCTCATGATAGTTCTACAGGAAAGAAATTGGTCGCAATAAAAGTAATAGGAAAGAAGCCGATGAATAATCAacaatattcaatgaatCAAGTACTAAGGCAACTCGCCATTTGGAAAAGTaagaatttaattaataaagacCATAATTTGACACATGAACAAGTTGTAATGTTAGTTAATCTgcataaaattaaatatgaGCTATTTGTATTATCGAAATTAAACAAGTCAGATAACGTTATTAAACTTATAGAATTTCTAGACTCTCCacattcaaataaaatatggATAGTTAACCAGTATTGTGACTTAGGTGAATTGCAGTGGAAGAGAAACCATCCAGGCGACGTGTTACCACAATGGAGACAGTTTTTATCGAGGTCTCAAGAATCACTTGAAAATGAGAATGTACTAAATGTATTTGCAGAAAAGTTTACAATCGACATGACTGCTGGGCTAATGTATTTGAAGGATAATGGTTGTATCCATAGAGACTTGAAACCAGCAAATGTATTATTAGACTCAattgaaatgaaatttaaGATTTCTGACTTTGGCTGCAGTGTTATTGACCCAGCATTCATGTTCATAAAAGATGATAAGGAAAACACTTTACAGAATTGTTTTAAGacagaaataaaaaaaattgtagGGACGCCTGCATTTATTGCCCCTGAACTTTGCTCATATTATTCAGAAGATAACCAAGTAGATAAGTCATCCAGTGCAATTAGCACGAATGACCTTGAATTTGACCATTTTAGCATAGACATGTGGTCATTTGGTGTAACATTATACTGTATTCTATACAATGAACTACCGTTTTTTGGagataatgaatttgacACTTATAAAAGAATCGCTAAAGTTGAATTAACGATAACGCATCGTGGGGATTGGATTGAGGAACTAttgattaataaaattctgGTCAAAAGTCCGAGTGACAGAATCACAATAGATTCtctttataataaattaattggaGTTAATTCAAATGGAAAACTCAACTTAGACAGAGATacagatttaaaaaatgttgacaataacaattcttcaattttcaGAAGTAAGAAGGAAACACCCTTGAAGTCACAGAAGAACAAAGTCAAAGgattgtttcaaaatattttgaattttaattcaataaaaagtAATAATTCACAGAATAAATTTAACGGTAAGGGAACTATTATTCCTAAAGAGACTGTCACCTTACCAACCCCGCCACAGATGTCATTTGGTTATGGATCAGAACCAGGAGATGATGAAGACCTCTATTCATCATACTCTAGTccaaatatgaataattttCCCAATAGAATTTCGATAGAAAAGCAATTAGAAGTATTATCCATATCTTCCTCAGAAGCTTCATCATTTGGGTCCACGCTTGAACCACCAGTCCCAATGGATAattatgaaaatgaaatgagTAAAATCGATGACAATATACCGGGACATTATCCAGTTGTAAGTTCTGATAGGAGTACACCTGAAAAGGCATTATATCAGATATCATCCACATCTATGGTGGAACTTACACCcaccaaaaaaattatagaCGAAGGTGCAGATTACTCACCTGGTATAAGACAAGGTTTATCTCTTTTCAATCAGTTTTCTAGAAGTGAGGAGATGCTTCCATCAACAATTAACAGCACACCAATACAAGTTCATACACATCTAGCAAAACACAAACAACAAGCACACAATGTATTTCAAAGCAAAAGTAAACTTGCACATTCAAAAAACGTAATGAATTTCAAAGATATACTAAGTGGCACGTCTGAGGAGGTTAGAGATAATAACATAAAACAAGCTACTGATAAAGAGTATCTTAACAAGTCGGCATCAAATAAGAGGAATACAGTCGACGCCTTCAAAGAATTCCAGAATTATTTCAAGTATATGGAATAA
- the TPHA0N01460 gene encoding C2H2-type zinc finger protein (similar to Saccharomyces cerevisiae MSN4 (YKL062W) and MSN2 (YMR037C); ancestral locus Anc_2.598): MGWCGLEVTAALIYIKVCAMCGERGIWRGRRTGWHSRLFKTKNVLRNSLLATVRTRTRTHYSFVMFAADYDTVVSDVDTPFSLNLKNSHNNMMSAAKGSTNDSSPDTIDPTLKLASTTATSTNNSLSNINMFDQDKGAEYDVNNDVLLNNLLELDSGYSALRLSADSATRRLSEVITAKPKQYFKRNSFDMDNNVTMSQLMSEFNFNLNSSLSPSSKTRAGSFTLADHNNSNFHIRKSHSKRNNSVSTYLDSNNSNYLNKLNDLLHFENAILSDEEEEDDMLIRSPKSLSTSYYPPATDPSSAQPQFINPSQMLSDKASKAAIVATSGMDILPQDNKDDSLNGSATNNNETQNSNNNYTRYNSNASELETSLDELSLQFDNFPTIMQFTNNAMAVKNDPNTYLNQNIVTPSPSENIMTQQERKPNNRSPSLPNSTPVSRMRKSSTANSSSISANNDPLLKTFKCNNCEKAFRRSEHLKRHIRSVHSSERPFPCNYCEKKFSRSDNLSQHLKTHKKHGDF; the protein is encoded by the coding sequence ATGGGTTGGTGTGGACTCGAAGTGACTGCGGCActgatatatataaaggtgTGTGCAATGTGTGGGGAGAGGGGGATCTGGAGAGGTCGAAGGACTGGTTGGCACAGCAGGCTGTTTAAGACTAAAAACGTTTTACGCAACTCGCTACTCGCAACCGTACGCACACGCACACGCACACACTATTCTTTCGTTATGTTTGCTGCTGACTACGATACTGTTGTATCCGATGTCGACACACCCTTCTCgttgaatttgaaaaatagCCACAATAACATGATGAGTGCTGCCAAAGGCAGCACCAATGACTCTTCCCCAGACACCATTGACCCCACTCTCAAGTTGGCCTCAACCACGGCCACAAGCACCAATAACAGTTTAAGTAACATCAACATGTTCGACCAGGACAAAGGGGCCGAGTACGATGTCAACAACGACGTGCTCTTGAACAACTTGCTGGAACTGGACAGTGGATATTCTGCTCTTCGATTGAGTGCAGACTCTGCTACTAGGAGACTCAGCGAGGTGATCACCGCCAAACCGAAACAATACTTCAAGAGAAACTCGTTTGATATGGACAACAACGTCACCATGTCCCAGTTGATGAGCGAGTTCAActttaatttgaattccTCGCTCTCGCCAAGCTCAAAGACAAGAGCAGGCTCGTTCACACTCGCAGACCACAATAATAGCAACTTCCATATTAGAAAATCGCACTCCAAGAGAAACAACTCCGTCTCCACGTACCTCGACTCCAATAACTCGAACTACTTGAACAAGCTGAACGATTTGCTGCATTTCGAAAACGCCATTCTTTCCGAcgaagaagaggaagacGACATGTTGATAAGATCTCCAAAGTCATTGTCAACATCATACTATCCACCCGCAACAGACCCTTCATCAGCACAACCGCAATTTATAAATCCATCGCAGATGCTCTCTGATAAGGCCTCTAAAGCAGCGATTGTGGCTACTTCTGGTATGGATATCTTGCCTCAAGACAACAAAGATGATAGCTTGAACGGAAGCGCTACCAACAATAACGAAActcaaaattcaaataataactaCACTCGGTACAATAGCAATGCAAGTGAACTGGAAACAAGCCTCGATGAGCTCAGTTTACAATTTGATAACTTTCCAACTATCATGCAATTCACCAACAACGCCATGGCGGTGAAAAACGACCCAAATACATACTTGAACCAAAATATCGTAACGCCGTCTCCAagtgaaaatataatgaccCAACAAGAAAGAAAGCCGAATAACAGATCTCCAAGTTTACCAAATAGCACACCTGTATCTAGAATGAGAAAATCTTCAACTGCTAATTCATCTTCGATAAGTGCCAATAACGACCCATTACTGAAAACATTCAAATGCAACAATTGTGAAAAGGCATTCAGAAGAAGCGAACACTTGAAAAGACATATAAGATCTGTTCATTCATCAGAAAGACCATTTCCATGTAATTACtgtgaaaaaaaatttagtAGAAGTGATAATTTATCGCAACATTTAAAGACTCACAAGAAACATGGTGACTTCTAA
- the CCS1 gene encoding copper chaperone CCS1 (similar to Saccharomyces cerevisiae CCS1 (YMR038C); ancestral locus Anc_2.600) produces MSDIFEATYAIAMHCEKCTNEIQKSLDTIPGEKEVEFNIEKDIMKVKSAIPPSTIIDTVSKDCKKDVIIRGAGASNGSAVCILESSDLSGKVKGLVRMVEINDGHKTLFDVTVDGVDHAGAYKIKVHENGDISKGISSCGNTLYDLKESVDVSSEQGKRFFGVDELPVWKLLGRSISVSTDAAPTAGIVGVVARSAGIWENDKHVCACSGKTIWEERKDALKHNIKH; encoded by the coding sequence atGAGTGACATATTTGAAGCTACGTATGCAATCGCAATGCATTGCGAGAAATGTACTAATGAGATACAAAAGTCATTAGACACTATCCCAGGTGAGAAAGAAGTTGAATTCAACATCGAGAAAGATATCATGAAAGTAAAGAGTGCAATTCCTCCCAGCACGATCATCGACACGGTCTCCAAGGATTGTAAGAAAGACGTCATTATCAGAGGTGCAGGAGCCAGCAATGGTTCTGCTGTGTGCATCCTAGAGAGCAGCGATCTCAGTGGTAAAGTGAAAGGGTTAGTCAGAATGGTTGAGATCAATGACGGCCACAAGACTTTATTCGATGTCACCGTGGATGGAGTCGACCATGCCGGCGCATACAAGATCAAGGTCCACGAGAACGGTGATATCAGCAAGGGTATCTCCAGTTGTGGCAACACACTGTACGATCTGAAAGAATCCGTTGATGTGTCTTCGGAACAAGGCAAGAGGTTCTTTGGCGTCGACGAGCTGCCAGTATGGAAACTGCTCGGTCGCAGCATCAGTGTGAGCACTGACGCTGCCCCAACCGCTGGAATCGTCGGTGTGGTGGCCCGTAGTGCAGGTATCTGGGAGAACGACAAGCACGTATGTGCATGCAGCGGCAAGACCATCTGGGAAGAGAGGAAGGATGCTTTAAAGCACAACATCAAGCACTGA
- the MNR2 gene encoding putative Mg(2+) transporter MNR2 (similar to Saccharomyces cerevisiae MNR2 (YKL064W); ancestral locus Anc_2.601), with amino-acid sequence MDSKSHNEMDNSGDEGLGSGSSNNSTPKKSLSSLKIDDMKQYNRDRMNSTVSGSNDYGHTDSLGMLHEIIEPTHSNNHDSNTPDGSNFNVKTFSPSDKDDLLLDHRPTLEAIKLSKKPAATEPPSNPFRSRKNSSINPRGKEIHGEGSRKPDRFDFSDMRNFKNNNFENIKKLKSNYEIERRKTIADGDVVIDVDALMRNVKADNLNKKHKGESALSNSSTSSSDNKTLNSRPSSRRSSHSSSLDDVCLVLDAESELGKKDWPDVEILEEFSKEETERLRRQAIEDAEEFHFNYDEEDDDDDEEYGNSGSDGIFFSKPIVTSIDVPELGNRRVNEADSMKSGGLRPKRIAPWHLKRAAMLNNNYLNKRHSRQNQQRTYSGLSYVESNVSPDANEPDDTVPILSTDTRDSFLGEHNIQYPPHIISNNLEHFRFTYFRVDLESTVHSPTISGLLQAGQKFEDLFVSSSYSHNHESASPDKSLNGNTNTSIQTGSSKMSGGTVSNNNKANASSQPVSQIYKTTSRLSSTITEDITEKEEDVVPFWLDVLNPTEEEMKVLSKAFGIHPLTTEDIFLGEAREKVELFKDYYLVCFRSFDIVAEKFTRKKKEKQSQDLNNENLSEFDGMYKTSSKEKTSKFDKWMPSFLRRRRRSSNFKTVSSSSTNSSYSHSRRERVKEEQKKYKRKSGDRSKPRHGELEPLNVYIIVFKTGVLTFHFAPTPHPINVRRRARILQDYLNVTSDWIAYALIDDITDAFGPMIELIEDEVYAIEDAILKMNRSDDSSDDSSSSDDSDSSSSTDSEHDALLPNVRSKRKGDYDSILFNKRERKFMRRKSSMSRYSSHSSSTSTSSSRSIKTTSTGGSSLNANIIGWKRKGDMLRRIGECRKRVMSITRLLGSKADVIKSFSKRCNEHWDVAPRSEIGMYLGDIQDHIITMVSSLTHYEKLLSRSHSNYLAQINIDMTKVNNDMNDVLGKITILGTVVLPMNVITGLWGMNVLVPGQENPSLVWFMSILTLLIVLAYFAYIYTKKRFGF; translated from the coding sequence ATGGACAGCAAATCACATAACGAGATGGATAATTCTGGGGATGAGGGATTAGGTAGTGGAAGCTCTAATAATAGTACGCCCAAGAAATCTCTTTCCTCGTTGAAAATAGATGATATGAAGCAGTATAACCGTGACAGGATGAACTCTACCGTGTCTGGATCGAATGATTATGGTCATACAGACTCGTTGGGGATGTTGCATGAGATCATCGAGCCTACTCATTCAAATAATCATGATAGCAATACTCCCGATGGCTCAAACTTTAATGTGAAAACTTTTTCACCAAGCGATAAGGACGATCTGTTGCTAGATCATAGGCCTACATTGGAAGCAATCAAGCTGAGTAAGAAGCCTGCGGCAACCGAACCGCCAAGCAATCCATTCAGATCAAGGAAGAACTCGTCAATCAATCCAAGAGGCAAAGAAATTCATGGTGAAGGATCAAGAAAACCTGATCGTTTTGATTTCTCCGATATGAGGAACTTCAAGAACAATAACTTCGAAAACatcaagaaattaaaatcaaactACGAGATAGAAAGAAGGAAAACAATTGCAGATGGCGATGTGGTGATAGATGTAGATGCTTTGATGAGAAATGTCAAAGCAGATAATTTGAACAAGAAACATAAAGGGGAATCTGCATTGAGCAACAGCAGTACCAGCTCTTCGGATAATAAAACTTTGAATTCAAGACCATCATCGAGAAGATCCTCGCATTCATCTTCTCTAGATGATGTGTGTTTGGTTCTCGATGCTGAAAGTGAATTAGGTAAAAAAGATTGGCCGGACGTTGAAATATTAGAAGAATTCTCGAAAGAAGAGACTGAGAGACTGAGAAGACAAGCTATTGAGGACGCAGAAGAATTCCACTTTAACTACGACGAAGAAGAcgatgatgacgatgagGAATACGGTAATTCAGGTTCAGATGGGATTTTCTTCTCAAAACCTATTGTAACCAGTATCGACGTTCCAGAATTAGGAAACAGAAGAGTCAATGAGGCCGATTCTATGAAGAGCGGTGGGTTGAGACCAAAGAGGATCGCTCCTTGGCATTTGAAACGTGCTGCTATGCTTAACAATAATTACCTGAACAAAAGGCATAGTAGACAAAATCAACAAAGAACCTACTCTGGTTTAAGCTATGTCGAGTCTAACGTTTCTCCAGATGCTAATGAACCAGATGACACAGTTCCAATTTTATCAACAGATACTAGAGATTCATTTTTAGGCGAGCACAATATCCAATATCCACCGCATATCATCtctaataatttagaaCATTTCAGATTCACGTATTTCCGCGTTGATTTAGAATCAACAGTTCATTCTCCTACCATCTCAGGGTTATTACAAGCAGGCCAGAAGTTTGAAGATCTATTTGTAAGTTCTTCGTATTCGCACAATCACGAAAGTGCCAGTCCAGACAAAAGTCTCAACGGTAACACCAATACATCCATTCAAACTGGATCTAGTAAAATGAGCGGGGGGACTGTGTCAAACAACAATAAAGCCAACGCATCTTCTCAGCCTGTATCCCAAATATACAAAACTACATCGAGGTTATCCAGCACGATCACGGAAGACATTacagaaaaagaagaagatgttGTTCCTTTTTGGTTGGATGTCTTAAATCCAACGGAGGAAGAAATGAAAGTCTTAAGTAAAGCATTTGGTATACATCCATTAACTACAGAGGATATTTTTTTAGGGGAAGCTCGTGAGAAAGTTGAGTTATTCAAAGACTATTACTTGGTATGTTTTAGAAGTTTTGATATTGTCGCTGAAAAATTCACTCGtaagaagaaagagaagCAAAGCCAAGATTTAAACAATGAGAATCTGTCTGAGTTTGACGGCATGTACAAAACCTCTAGCAAGGAGAAAACTAGTAAATTTGACAAATGGATGCCATCATTTTTGCGTCGCCGTAGACGGTCTTCCAACTTTAAGACAGTCTCTTCGAGTTCAACAAATTCAAGTTACAGTCATTCGAGAAGGGAAAGAGTGAAAGAggaacaaaaaaaatataaaagaaaatctGGGGATCGTTCAAAACCTAGACACGGTGAACTTGAACCATTGAATGTTTATATCATTGTTTTTAAAACTGGTGTGTTGACTTTTCATTTTGCACCAACTCCTCATCCTATTAACGTCCGTAGAAGAGCTAGAATTCTACAGGATTATCTGAACGTTACCTCCGACTGGATTGCTTATGCTTTAATTGATGATATTACAGATGCTTTTGGTCCGATGATTGAGTTAATCGAAGACGAAGTGTATGCGATTGAAGATGCCATATTGAAGATGAATAGATCGGACGATTCCAGCGATGACAGTTCAAGTAGCGATGACTCTGACAGTAGCAGCAGTACTGATTCTGAACATGATGCTCTGTTACCTAACGTAAGATCGAAACGCAAAGGGGACTATGATTCAATTCTATTCAATAAGAGAGAACGCAAGTTCATGAGAAGGAAGAGTAGCATGAGCAGGTACAGTTCTCATAGCAGCAGCACAAGTACCAGCAGTTCTAGATCGATTAAGACGACGTCCACAGGCGGATCATCTTTGAACGCCAACATTATCGGGTGGAAAAGAAAAGGTGATATGTTAAGACGTATAGGAGAATGCAGAAAGCGTGTTATGAGCATCACTCGTTTATTAGGGTCAAAAGCCGATGTCATTAAGAGTTTCTCCAAGAGATGTAACGAACATTGGGACGTAGCACCCCGTTCTGAAATAGGGATGTACTTAGGAGATATCCAAGATCATATCATCACCATGGTTTCTTCGTTAACACATTACGAAAAACTATTGAGTAGATCCCATTCCAATTACTTAGCGCAGATTAACATCGACATGACAAAAGTGAACAATGACATGAACGACGTACTGGGCAAAATCACAATCCTAGGTACCGTGGTTCTACCAATGAACGTCATCACTGGTCTCTGGGGAATGAACGTGCTCGTACCTGGACAAGAAAACCCATCGTTGGTGTGGTTCATGTCAATTCTCACTTTACTAATCGTGTTGGCATATTTcgcatatatatacaccAAGAAGAGATTTGGTTTTTAA
- the SUB1 gene encoding chromatin-binding transcription coactivator SUB1 (similar to Saccharomyces cerevisiae SUB1 (YMR039C); ancestral locus Anc_2.602): MSYYNRYKSRKRFNNGGNGANGIGNGEGNGNGNAGGKGDGDGPMQAGLSVPDAIFDIGKNKRVTVRQFRNINLIDIREYYMDNSSNEMRPGKKGISLTEDLYDEFLKHRLNIDEALRRLGSKRPRTKTIVISSDDEDDYGADNKDDSGSKKDSTEGSKDNSKEARAAAKAAKAGENDDENDKSKENDEPREKKRKKGDKKNPAGPSLLITEEKKHLEEREANAVLVVPHLATPAVKQEPAVIEEETFATLEEPQQPVKALQELEPVTVSNNQVETEQVGVEATRANTNDSSDEDFAKHLDDEMSKAADEVSEEE, from the coding sequence ATGTCGTACTATAATAGGTATAAGAGCAGGAAGAGATTTAATAATGGAGGCAATGGTGCAAACGGGATTGGTAATGGTGAAGGGAATGGGAATGGGAATGCCGGTGGTAAAGGGGATGGAGATGGTCCTATGCAAGCTGGGTTAAGTGTTCCGGATgctatttttgatattggGAAGAATAAGAGGGTCACTGTCAGACAGTTCAGGAATATCAATTTGATCGATATCAGAGAATATTATATGGACAACTCGTCAAATGAAATGAGACCAGGGAAAAAAGGGATTTCGTTGACGGAGGATCTTTACGATGAGTTCCTGAAACATCGTTTGAACATCGATGAAGCGTTGAGAAGGCTTGGTTCCAAGAGACCAAGGACTAAGACGATTGTGATATCCTCCGATGATGAGGATGATTATGGGGCTGATAACAAGGATGATTCTGGATCGAAGAAAGACAGCACGGAAGGGTCCAAGGATAACTCCAAGGAGGCCAGAGCCGCCGCTAAAGCTGCGAAAGCTGGTGAGAATGATGATGAGAATGACAAGTCTAAGGAGAACGACGAGCCAAGAGAGAAGAAGCGGAAGAAAGGTGATAAGAAGAACCCTGCTGGTCCGTCGTTGCTGATTACGGAGGAGAAGAAACATCTTGAAGAAAGGGAGGCTAACGCCGTTCTGGTCGTGCCACATCTGGCCACCCCAGCCGTAAAGCAAGAACCTGCTGTCATTGAAGAAGAGACATTTGCAACTCTGGAAGAACCGCAACAACCTGTTAAGGCTCTGCAAGAACTGGAGCCCGTTACAGTGTCGAACAATCAAGTTGAAACTGAGCAAGTGGGTGTCGAAGCTACCCGTGCAAACACCAACGACTCCAGCGACGAAGATTTCGCCAAGCATCTCGACGATGAAATGAGTAAAGCTGCAGACGAGGTCAGCGAAGAAGAATAA
- the YET2 gene encoding Yet2p (similar to Saccharomyces cerevisiae YET1 (YKL065C) and YET2 (YMR040W); ancestral locus Anc_2.603), whose translation MGVYFSLLFGLLAVEMCVLFIMSLPLGLRVRKGLYNQYETLLWNSTFQTVAAIVAILVGLLFVDSLNKSSFPVSKNYEYGNNGGITPIQVLASRAYNQRNVYISGFILYFGFCIVTIMSLVGRLVKYGALVDGTSKTSSTPEYKALLVELNRTNIELEGLTTQVINFEKHYDEHINAP comes from the coding sequence ATGGGTGTTTATTTTAGTTTACTTTTTGGTCTATTGGCCGTCGAAATGTGTGTTTTGTTCATTATGTCATTACCGCTAGGTTTAAGAGTGCGCAAGGGATTATACAACCAATATGAAACCTTGTTGTGGAACTCTACGTTCCAGACAGTGGCGGCAATTGTGGCTATACTTGTCGGGTTATTATTCGTGGATTCACTTAACAAATCAAGTTTTCCAGTGAGTAAGAACTACGAATACGGTAACAATGGGGGAATCACGCCAATACAAGTGTTAGCATCAAGGGCATACAACCAACGTAACGTGTACATATCCGGATTTATACTATACTTTGGGTTCTGTATAGTGACCATCATGTCGCTAGTAGGTCGTCTAGTGAAATATGGAGCCTTGGTGGACGGAACGTCAAAAACGTCGTCAACACCAGAATACAAAGCACTGTTGGTGGAGTTAAATAGaacaaatattgaattggAAGGATTAACTACACAGGTTATAAACTTTGAGAAGCACTACGATGAGCATATCAATGCCCCCTGA
- the TPHA0N01510 gene encoding uncharacterized protein (similar to Saccharomyces cerevisiae YKL065W-A; ancestral locus Anc_2.605), translating to MSSEAHGPKVKGRGGSMGRKRCIYKALGLDVEGVDSCIPLAFFRCAFEFPGRPCHSGTRSKPPTMQLSHLWSRQKLIYNMKHLNRVTLVYLLTGATGLSIALAAYLTKNNEIKYIYHYDRNVPKH from the coding sequence ATGAGCTCTGAAGCCCATGGGCCCAAGGTTAAGGGAAGGGGAGGCTCGATGGGTCGCAAGCGGTGCATATATAAAGCACTGGGTCTTGATGTCGAGGGCGTCGATTCCTGCATCCCGTTGGCGTTCTTCCGGTGTGCTTTCGAGTTTCCCGGACGGCCATGTCACAGCGGTACACGGTCCAAGCCACCAACAATGCAATTATCTCATCTTTGGTCTAGACAGaaacttatatataacatGAAGCATCTGAACAGAGTCACTCTGGTTTATTTATTGACGGGTGCGACCGGGCTTTCGATAGCCCTGGCTGCCTATCTGACTAAAAATAacgaaataaaatatatatatcactACGACAGGAACGTTCCCAAACATTGA
- the TPHA0N01520 gene encoding uncharacterized protein (similar to Saccharomyces cerevisiae MCM1 (YMR043W); ancestral locus Anc_2.608) — translation MEEPIAKPKVGETIVADSAIDDDASHLEDDEDATGKKNGQKERRKIEIKFIENKTRRHVTFSKRKHGIMKKAFELSVLTGTQVLLLVVSETGLVYTFSTPKFEPIVTQQEGRNLIQACLNAPDEEEELEQEMEHDNDAEAGAPGPAVQQMQAPQQQVQQQQAQQQPHKAAALLGVKEDIAGQHHGRLPIPQEQYQAQQLSQQRQQQQLQQQGPRQGQYLNQDQNAVYQQYFQENQQNHY, via the coding sequence ATGGAGGAACCGATTGCCAAGCCAAAGGTTGGTGAAACTATTGTAGCTGATTCTGCTATTGATGACGATGCTTCTCATTTAGAGGATGATGAGGATGCTACTGGCAAGAAAAATGGTCAAAAGGAGAGACGTAAGATTGAAATTAAGTTCATTGAGAATAAAACGAGACGCCACGTGACGTTCTCGAAACGTAAGCATGGGATCATGAAGAAAGCCTTTGAGTTATCGGTGCTGACGGGGACGCAAGTGCTGTTGTTAGTAGTCTCCGAGACTGGGTTGGTTTATACTTTCAGTACACCGAAGTTCGAGCCCATTGTCACGCAGCAAGAGGGAAGAAATCTGATCCAGGCGTGTCTGAACGCACCAGATGAGGAGGAAGAACTTGAACAAGAGATGGAGCATGACAATGACGCTGAGGCTGGGGCACCTGGGCCAGCTGTGCAGCAAATGCAGGCTCCGCAACAGCAGGTACAGCAACAACAGGCCCAACAACAGCCACATAAGGCCGCAGCCTTGCTTGGTGTAAAAGAGGATATAGCGGGCCAGCATCACGGCAGGCTGCCAATTCCACAGGAACAGTACCAAGCACAACAGCTTTCCCAGCAAcgacaacaacaacaattgCAGCAGCAGGGGCCGCGCCAGGGCCAGTACCTTAACCAGGACCAAAATGCTGTATACCAACAGTATTTCCAAGAAAACCAGCAAAACCATTATTAG